In uncultured Cohaesibacter sp., a genomic segment contains:
- a CDS encoding bifunctional helix-turn-helix domain-containing protein/methylated-DNA--[protein]-cysteine S-methyltransferase, which translates to MTHEKMLPASLPLDGDCPILPDALTGAAEKQEALRDYDTIRRSIEYLTDHWRDQPSLEALSDHIGLSPHHLQRLFTRWTGGLSPKGFIQAVTLDNAKKMLDQSASVMETAFEVGLSGSSRLHDLFVTHEAITPGAYKAKGAGLTIDYGFHPSPFGQALVMVTEHGLAGLAFADPGEERAALADMCTRWPRAQYRQDQQVTGPYARRIFNPSAWQEEQPLRITLIGTDFEVRVWEMLLKIPLGNLATYSDIAEGLGKPTAARAVGTAVGKNPISFVVPCHRVLGKGGSICGYHWGLTRKRAILGWEQGQVSGGV; encoded by the coding sequence ATGACTCACGAGAAGATGCTGCCAGCCAGCCTGCCGCTTGACGGCGATTGCCCCATTCTGCCCGATGCCCTGACCGGCGCTGCGGAAAAGCAGGAAGCGCTGAGAGACTATGACACCATCCGCCGTTCCATCGAATATCTGACGGATCACTGGCGCGATCAGCCAAGCCTAGAGGCGCTTTCCGATCACATCGGCCTGTCGCCCCACCATCTCCAGCGGTTGTTTACCCGCTGGACAGGCGGCCTGTCTCCGAAGGGCTTCATTCAGGCCGTTACCCTCGATAATGCCAAGAAAATGCTCGATCAATCCGCATCCGTAATGGAAACGGCCTTTGAAGTGGGCCTGTCCGGCTCTTCCCGCCTGCATGATCTGTTTGTCACTCACGAAGCCATCACGCCGGGGGCCTACAAGGCCAAAGGCGCCGGGTTGACCATCGACTACGGCTTCCATCCCAGCCCCTTCGGGCAGGCGCTGGTGATGGTGACCGAGCACGGCCTTGCCGGTCTGGCCTTTGCCGATCCGGGCGAGGAGCGGGCAGCCCTTGCCGACATGTGCACTCGCTGGCCGAGGGCGCAGTATCGACAGGACCAGCAGGTGACTGGGCCTTATGCCCGCCGTATCTTCAATCCTTCCGCCTGGCAGGAGGAGCAACCCTTGCGGATCACCCTGATCGGCACCGACTTCGAGGTTCGTGTTTGGGAGATGCTCTTGAAAATCCCGCTGGGCAACCTGGCCACCTATTCGGACATTGCCGAAGGTCTGGGCAAGCCCACGGCAGCCCGCGCCGTCGGAACGGCGGTGGGCAAGAACCCGATTTCCTTCGTCGTGCCCTGCCATCGTGTGCTGGGCAAGGGCGGCTCCATTTGCGGCTACCACTGGGGCCTGACGCGCAAACGGGCGATCCTTGGCTGGGAACAGGGCCAGGTCAGCGGCGGGGTCTGA
- the dapB gene encoding 4-hydroxy-tetrahydrodipicolinate reductase, whose translation MTDIRLVVVGAQGRMGRTLITAISEQQGMCVAGAVEREGSDCLGMDAGTLAGLQPLGVAVTSNLDKALDTADGVIDFTAPKASLAFARVTAAKNKIHIVGTTGFTPEEEAELKDIAEGGATMVRSGNMSLGVNLLSKLIEQAAKALDADFDLEILEMHHKHKVDAPSGTALLLGEAAARGRGIDLHANAVMSREGMTGARERGSIGFATLRGGSVIGEHSVILAGEGERIELTHKAQDRSIFARGAVKAALWAKDKPVGFYSMMDVLGLN comes from the coding sequence ATGACCGACATACGACTTGTTGTTGTAGGTGCTCAGGGGCGCATGGGTCGTACACTCATCACCGCGATTTCCGAACAACAGGGTATGTGCGTTGCCGGAGCCGTGGAACGGGAAGGATCCGACTGTCTTGGCATGGATGCCGGTACGCTGGCCGGTCTGCAGCCGCTAGGCGTTGCTGTTACCAGCAACCTCGACAAGGCGCTTGATACAGCCGATGGCGTGATCGATTTCACGGCCCCGAAGGCCTCCCTGGCCTTTGCCCGCGTCACGGCGGCCAAAAACAAGATCCACATTGTTGGTACCACCGGCTTCACGCCGGAAGAGGAAGCCGAGCTGAAAGACATTGCCGAAGGCGGCGCCACCATGGTGCGCTCGGGCAACATGAGCCTTGGGGTCAATCTGCTCTCGAAACTCATCGAGCAGGCGGCCAAGGCACTCGACGCCGACTTCGATCTCGAAATTCTTGAAATGCATCACAAGCACAAGGTGGACGCACCGTCCGGTACGGCCCTGTTGCTTGGCGAAGCGGCTGCGCGTGGGCGCGGCATCGATTTGCACGCCAATGCCGTCATGTCCCGCGAAGGCATGACAGGAGCTCGGGAACGGGGAAGTATCGGATTTGCCACCTTGCGTGGCGGTTCGGTCATTGGCGAGCATAGTGTGATCCTGGCAGGGGAAGGTGAGCGCATCGAGCTCACGCATAAGGCCCAGGATCGCTCCATTTTTGCTCGTGGTGCCGTGAAGGCTGCACTGTGGGCAAAAGACAAACCCGTTGGCTTTTACTCCATGATGGATGTTCTGGGACTGAATTGA
- a CDS encoding polysaccharide pyruvyl transferase family protein, with product MPYSVFSFETPNLGDDVQALAAALLLPKVDGYVNRDRLDKVQLDEPHHVIMNSWFAVKRYKAVPTDSVIPHYFGMCIGRPELLNRKWLAEWRSSQPIGVRDLHSLELLRKHDIEAYYSGCLTTWMGRFFHKPEKREGIYFVDVPEAMEAFIPADIRDRAIRITNETAKGKTSQIERFRATAKILDTIRTAEKVVTRRLHTALPCVGFETPVTVYLDGNEKNRQRFSGADRFLPMVFHNGAQPIDVWDWIEPKQVTLPQEMEERFDRLLEQFGTKAEPRWNSFAEFVETLPKD from the coding sequence ATGCCCTATTCTGTTTTCTCTTTTGAAACACCAAATCTTGGTGATGATGTCCAGGCCTTGGCGGCTGCGTTGCTGTTGCCAAAGGTGGATGGTTACGTGAATCGGGATCGTCTGGACAAAGTTCAGCTGGATGAACCCCATCATGTCATCATGAACAGCTGGTTTGCTGTCAAACGGTATAAGGCGGTTCCAACCGACAGCGTCATTCCCCATTACTTTGGGATGTGTATCGGTCGTCCTGAATTGCTCAATCGCAAGTGGCTTGCCGAATGGCGATCCAGTCAGCCAATCGGCGTACGCGACCTGCATTCGCTGGAGCTGCTGCGCAAGCATGATATCGAGGCCTACTATTCCGGATGCCTGACCACCTGGATGGGCCGTTTCTTCCATAAGCCGGAGAAGCGGGAAGGTATCTATTTTGTCGATGTGCCAGAAGCGATGGAAGCCTTCATTCCAGCGGATATCCGCGACAGGGCGATTCGTATCACAAACGAAACGGCCAAGGGAAAGACAAGCCAGATTGAGCGCTTCCGCGCTACCGCGAAAATTCTTGATACCATCCGTACCGCAGAGAAGGTTGTGACGCGGCGACTGCACACGGCCCTGCCCTGTGTCGGTTTCGAAACACCAGTGACGGTCTATCTGGATGGTAATGAAAAGAACCGGCAGCGATTTTCAGGCGCCGACCGGTTTCTTCCCATGGTCTTTCACAATGGCGCGCAGCCCATTGACGTCTGGGACTGGATAGAGCCCAAGCAGGTTACGCTCCCGCAAGAGATGGAAGAGCGATTTGACAGGCTCTTGGAGCAATTCGGGACCAAGGCTGAACCGCGTTGGAACAGTTTCGCCGAGTTTGTCGAGACACTTCCAAAAGACTAG
- a CDS encoding 2,3-bisphosphoglycerate-dependent phosphoglycerate mutase — MERTLVLARHGQSEWNLKNLFTGWKDPDLTEQGTAEAIAAGKKLNDMGMKFDVAFTSDLQRAQKTCQHILDGVGQSDLTTYRDLALNERDYGDLSGLNKDDARKKWGEEQVHIWRRSYDVPPPGGESLKDTAARTLPYFITDILPQVMAGKSVLCAAHGNSLRSIVMVLDRLTKEEILEVNLGTGVPIVYKFNADTTIASKEILG; from the coding sequence ATGGAACGGACACTAGTGCTGGCACGTCATGGCCAGAGCGAATGGAACCTGAAAAACCTTTTCACCGGCTGGAAAGACCCCGACCTTACCGAGCAGGGCACGGCTGAAGCCATTGCTGCTGGCAAGAAGCTCAACGACATGGGCATGAAATTCGACGTCGCCTTTACGTCTGACCTGCAGCGCGCCCAGAAGACCTGCCAGCATATCCTCGATGGCGTTGGTCAGTCTGACCTGACGACCTACCGCGATCTGGCCCTCAACGAACGCGACTATGGCGATCTGTCTGGCCTGAACAAGGACGACGCTCGCAAGAAATGGGGCGAAGAGCAGGTTCACATCTGGCGCCGGTCCTACGACGTGCCTCCTCCGGGCGGCGAAAGCCTGAAGGACACCGCAGCCCGCACGCTGCCTTATTTCATCACCGACATCCTGCCACAGGTCATGGCTGGCAAGTCTGTGCTCTGCGCTGCGCACGGCAACTCCCTGCGCTCCATCGTGATGGTTCTGGACCGTCTGACCAAGGAAGAAATCCTTGAAGTCAACCTGGGCACCGGTGTTCCGATCGTCTACAAATTCAACGCAGACACCACGATCGCTTCCAAGGAAATCCTTGGCTAA